Proteins encoded by one window of Torulaspora delbrueckii CBS 1146 chromosome 2, complete genome:
- the CUE1 gene encoding Cue1p (similar to Saccharomyces cerevisiae CUE1 (YMR264W) and CUE4 (YML101C); ancestral locus Anc_8.816): MDQSTVTFLITIVIGFVLLRWFTQSDQHPSAQQLAGENRAGERNGARGQQIGDSPRQRTARQVRRNVTPDMIQVVQSLAPHLHVEQIRYNLEQTGSVEETVERFLRGDSFPYPPGYRASPTNRASPAATQQEHGDPRKKNNIRPDNLLEKFNVDPNDDLSAEDFKELDVEGRKKFMVWQARKNMEKRLENDESLKSLLN; encoded by the coding sequence ATGGACCAGTCGACGGTGACATTTCTTATTACTATAGTGATTGGTTTCGTGCTTTTAAGATGGTTCACGCAGTCAGATCAGCATCCATCAGCTCAACAACTTGCTGGTGAGAACAGAGCGGGTGAGAGAAATGGTGCTAGAGGCCAGCAGATTGGTGATTCGCCACGTCAGAGGACAGCAAGACAGGTTAGAAGAAACGTGACACCAGATATGATCCAAGTCGTCCAAAGTTTGGCTCCTCATTTGCATGTTGAGCAGATTAGGTATAATTTGGAACAAACAGGGTCTGTTGAAGAGACTGTGGAAAGATTTTTGAGAGGTGACAGTTTCCCTTATCCACCGGGATACCGGGCTTCCCCAACGAATAGGGCTTCGCCAGCAGCTACGCAACAAGAGCATGGagatccaagaaagaagaacaatatAAGGCCTGATAACTTGTTAGAGAAATTCAACGTTGATCCTAACGATGATTTGAGCGCGGAAGACTTTAAAGAGTTGGATGTGGAAGGTAGAAAAAAGTTCATGGTGTGGCAGGCGAGAAAGAATATGGAAAAGAGGCTCGAGAATGAtgagagtttgaagagtttgctGAATTGA
- the SAP30 gene encoding Sap30p (similar to Saccharomyces cerevisiae SAP30 (YMR263W); ancestral locus Anc_8.815) encodes MARNGNSNSESESRTRVSNVGTVGTTASAASRSNVKQRLTAAQQQYLRDLTKKNITNNHPDLTMKPGPVDFESYSDEFLRRYKDHYGIDARDNMTLSGYLLGSQIGSRTYSYRQNHSETPHSRIAKRDLASQVSKHFTAHTVKEADCIPQFIYKVKNQKRRFRMEFKG; translated from the coding sequence ATGGCCCGTAACGGCAACTCCAATAGCGAGTCTGAGTCCCGAACCAGGGTGTCCAATGTCGGGACCGTCGGAACTACCGCTAGCGCAGCATCCCGTTCCAACGTTAAGCAGAGGCTCACCGCCGCACAACAACAATACCTCAGGGACCtcaccaagaagaatatcaCGAACAACCACCCAGATCTCACTATGAAGCCGGGCCCTGTAGACTTTGAATCGTACTCGGACGAATTTTTACGTCGTTACAAGGACCATTATGGAATTGATGCCCGGGACAACATGACTCTATCGGGGTACTTGCTTGGGTCCCAGATAGGTTCCAGGACTTACTCATATCGTCAGAATCATTCTGAAACACCCCATTCAAGGATTGCTAAACGGGACCTCGCTTCCCAAGTCAGCAAGCATTTCACCGCACACACAGTCAAAGAGGCCGACTGTATACCGCAGTTCATCTACAAGGTCAAGAACCAAAAAAGAAGGTTCAGAATGGAGTTCAAAGGATAA
- the TDEL0B00830 gene encoding putative endodeoxyribonuclease (similar to Saccharomyces cerevisiae YMR262W; ancestral locus Anc_8.814) has protein sequence MVPFVDAHCHVSGQGQIEDERETRRCVMSNFSGDWATLKGLDGVEKCFGIHPWYSHLYSVHQCDKRSHYESVLEWRVSEEFEQLLAQLPAPIALDEYIEQDFEESQIAVVGEIGLDKLFRLPENGFYVQNSGARLSRVKVKMAHQIEVFRRMCQLACKYRKPVSLHGVKCHGVLFEQCIQELLPTKEVKVCLHSYTGSFQTLTDSWLRKFPQSRIFLSLSQYINFKTDETGLELVKAIPRSCLLTETDFPIDTQPADQLRAQLQHICEKISQACDLDGLESCKTLIYDNYLRFIA, from the coding sequence ATGGTTCCATTCGTTGACGCACATTGTCATGTTAGTGGTCAGGGCcagattgaagatgagagagagacaagaagatgTGTTATGTCGAATTTTAGTGGTGATTGGGCAACGCTTAAGGGCCTTGATGGAGTAGAGAAGTGCTTTGGTATACATCCATGGTATAGTCATTTGTATAGTGTGCATCAGTGCGATAAAAGGTCGCATTACGAATCTGTGCTAGAATGGAGGGTATCTGAAGAGTTCGAACAGCTATTAGCGCAGCTGCCCGCACCCATTGCGCTCGATGAGTATATCGAgcaagattttgaagagtctCAGATTGCTGTGGTAGGCGAGATTGGCTTGGACAAGTTGTTTAGGTTACCGGAGAATGGTTTTTACGTCCAAAACAGCGGTGCGAGGCTCTCACGGGTTAAGGTGAAGATGGCGCACCAGATCGAAGTGTTCCGGCGAATGTGCCAGCTAGCTTGTAAATACAGAAAGCCGGTTTCCCTACATGGTGTCAAGTGTCACGGAGTATTGTTTGAGCAGTGCATACAAGAGTTGCTCCCAACCAAAGAGGTCAAAGTGTGTTTGCACTCATACACCGGATCGTTCCAAACTTTGACAGATTCCTGGTTGCGAAAGTTCCCCCAATCGCGGATCTTCCTTAGCTTATCCCAATACATCAACTTTAAGACAGATGAAACCGGTTTGGAGTTAGTAAAAGCGATACCGAGAAGTTGTCTGCTAACGGAGACAGATTTCCCGATCGATACACAGCCTGCAGACCAGTTaagagctcaattgcaacatATATGCGAGAAAATATCCCAGGCTTGCGATTTGGATGGTCTTGAAAGTTGTAAAACGCTCATTTACGACAACTACTTGCGATTTATAGCGTAG
- the TPS3 gene encoding trehalose 6-phosphate synthase/phosphatase complex subunit (similar to Saccharomyces cerevisiae TSL1 (YML100W) and TPS3 (YMR261C); ancestral locus Anc_8.813), giving the protein MTIIIASLFLPHQPQFELEGPVDESQGLVNANLVKVNASSESLGRQRAPSSAGQELLNPTDGGGSRTASPAPSSGLLHEKPLSSEKFMESLTAQGTQAGTPINPAAQAVQGGSAQDFFANRDVSSPFGSVPGSPGLEAPTASHPDSTANLLKNVNKSLLYQSVLNSANSSQTELDGPPKLNRVSSSTVVTPKSRAVPDVSSAVVDFAKVKKQQQQSALPAMKRVPRTVSMNSGSAKSGPSNLKYSQIAKDMDYDGESCISETESEYELTNGSDSDMELEGKKKYHVPKFGGYSNNAKLRASLLHSSHELFGRIPWTIVPSLKGNGALRNAVFNAKAEKIISDEVRWVGTIGIPTDEVPNDVCEHISDKLQKEFGCEAVITDDVTFKGAYKNFCKQILWPTLHYEIPDNPNSKAFEDHSWNYFRQLNQLFAERIIKTYKSGDTVWVHDYHLMLVPAMVRDALPQAKIGFFLHVSFPSSEVFRCFAQREKILKGLLGSNFVGFQTKEYARHFMQTCNKLLMADVIENEIKYKGKIVEVNNTPVGIDLFNLNAKLKHEKVLQWRQLIKDKWNDKKLIVCRDQFDRVRGLKKKMLAYERFLRQNPEYIEKVTMIQICIGTQQDAELERSIMIVVDRINSLSPNISTSQPVVFLHQDLDYEQYIALSSEADMFMVDPLREGMNLTCHEFIACSEEKHAPLLLSEFTGSAEILREGAILINPWDIQCVADSIKEALEMSPEEKRLHWKTMVKSVINNDSDNWIVRSLQDINNAWEFNKERSTVFNLSADHFLNDYKNSKKHLFIFKISEPPTHRMISILNDLSAKNIVFVMNSFSKTTLESLYSRVLNIGLIAENGAYVRLKNNWYNIVEQVDWKNEVVKILDDKVERLPGSYYKIADSMIRFHTENAEDKDRVASVVGEAITHINTLFEEKGIHAYLHKSIVFVQQRNLALAAAQFLLRFYNSRTDSGNSSSVPVTPNDIGSSVSPRGGYFSTTGKSQYHVDFACVTGSSSPIIEPVFQLVKEEVARGALRYGYSVVYDGITSTYAKDHIDGLNELFTLLQEVTKTSHR; this is encoded by the coding sequence ATGACGATCATTATTGCTTCGCTTTTCTTGCCTCACCAGCCTCAGTTTGAGTTAGAAGGGCCTGTTGACGAAAGCCAGGGGCTTGTGAATGCCAATTTAGTTAAAGTGAATGCTTCGAGCGAGAGCTTGGGACGCCAGAGGGCTCCTTCAAGTGCCGGGCAGGAGCTTTTGAATCCCACAGATGGAGGGGGTTCTCGAACAGCTAGCCCTGCTCCTTCAAGTGGATTGTTGCATGAAAAACCATTGAGTTCAGAGAAATTTATGGAAAGTTTGACCGCTCAGGGCACTCAGGCTGGGACGCCCATCAATCCGGCTGCGCAAGCGGTACAGGGTGGTTCTGCACAGGACTTCTTCGCGAATCGCGATGTTAGTTCACCATTTGGGTCTGTTCCTGGAAGCCCAGGTCTTGAAGCACCAACTGCATCCCATCCGGACTCGACCGctaatcttttgaagaatgttAATAAGTCATTGTTGTATCAATCTGTGCTGAATAGTGCGAATTCTTCACAAACGGAACTCGATGGTCCACCTAAATTGAATCGTGTCTCTTCGAGTACCGTAGTGACACCAAAATCTAGAGCTGTGCCCGATGTTAGCTCTGCGGTGGTGGATTTCGCCAAGGTTaagaagcagcaacaacagtCGGCTCTGCCCGCCATGAAACGGGTTCCACGTACCGTATCGATGAATAGCGGGTCTGCCAAATCTGgtccttcaaatttgaagtACTCGCAGATCGCTAAGGACATGGATTACGACGGCGAAAGCTGTATTTCAGAGACAGAATCCGAGTATGAGCTAACTAATGGGTCTGATTCGGATATGGAGCTCgaaggcaagaagaaatatcaCGTTCCAAAGTTTGGCGGGTATTCTAATAATGCCAAATTGAGAGCCTCTTTGTTGCATAGTTCGCACGAGCTATTTGGACGTATACCATGGACCATAGTGCCTAGCCTCAAAGGTAACGGTGCCTTGAGAAACGCTGTCTTTAATGCCAAGGCAGAGAAAATCATTAGTGATGAAGTGAGGTGGGTCGGGACTATCGGTATCCCAACGGATGAAGTTCCCAATGACGTTTGTGAGCACATCAGCGACAAGTTACAAAAGGAGTTTGGCTGTGAAGCGGTCATTACCGATGATGTGACATTCAAGGGCGCCTACAAGAATTTCTGCAAGCAGATCCTATGGCCAACTTTACACTACGAAATCCCAGATAACCCAAATTCGAAggcttttgaagatcacTCTTGGAACTATTTCCGCCAACTGAATCAGCTGTTTGCGGaaagaatcatcaaaaccTACAAGTCTGGCGATACAGTTTGGGTTCACGATTATCATCTGATGTTGGTACCTGCAATGGTCAGGGATGCTTTGCCGCAAGCAAAGATCGGTTTCTTCCTACATGTGTCTTTCCCTAGTAGTGAAGTTTTTAGATGCTTTGCTCAAAGAgagaagatcttgaaggGACTGCTCGGTTCCAATTTTGTGGGCTTCCAAACCAAAGAATACGCCAGACATTTTATGCAAACTTGTAACAAATTATTGATGGCAGATGTTATAGAGAATGAAATCAAATACAAGGGTAAGATCGTCGAGGTTAACAATACCCCAGTTGGTATcgatttgttcaacttaAACGCAAAATTGAAGCATGAGAAGGTCTTGCAATGGCGTCAACTAATTAAGGATAAGTGGAATGACAAAAAGTTGATTGTTTGTCGTGATCAGTTCGACCGTGTCAGAGgcctgaagaagaagatgttaGCCTACGAGAGATTTTTGAGACAGAACCCTGAATACATTGAAAAGGTTACCATGATCCAGATATGTATCGGTACTCAACAAGATGCCGAACTGGAACGTTCCATTATGATTGTGGTCGACAGAATCAATTCATTGTCTCCAAACATTAGTACATCTCAACCAGTAGTATTTTTGCATCAGGACTTGGATTACGAGCAATATATTGCTTTGAGTTCTGAGGCAGATATGTTTATGGTTGATCCATTGAGGGAAGGTATGAATTTAACCTGTCATGAATTCATTGCATGTTCCGAAGAGAAACACGCTCCACTATTGCTATCTGAATTTACCGGTAGTGCCGAAATTTTGAGAGAAGGCGCCATCTTGATCAATCCATGGGATATTCAATGCGTCGCTGACTCTATCAAGGAGGCTCTAGAGATGTCACCAGAGGAGAAGAGGTTACACTGGAAAACGATGGTAAAGAGCGTGATCAACAACGACTCCGACAACTGGATCGTTCGCTCATTACAAGACATCAACAACGCCTGGGAATTCAACAAGGAAAGATCTACCGTTTTCAACCTATCTGCGGACCACTTCTTGAACGACTACAAGAACTCAAAGAAGCacttgttcatcttcaagatctctgAACCCCCAACTCACAGAATGATCTCTATTTTAAACGATCTAAGTGCCAAGAACATCGTATTCGTCATGaactctttttcaaagacaacCTTGGAAAGTTTGTACAGTCGTGTGCTGAACATTGGTCTAATAGCTGAAAATGGTGCCTACGTTAGACTCAAGAATAACTGGTACAATATTGTCGAACAGGTCGACTGGAAAAATGAAGTGGTCAAGATTCTCGACGACAAAGTGGAGAGACTACCTGGTTCCTACTACAAGATCGCAGACTCTATGATTAGATTCCACACCGAAAACGCAGAAGACAAGGACCGTGTAGCCAGTGTTGTCGGAGAGGCCATAACCCATATCAACACTctgtttgaagaaaagggAATCCACGCCTACTTGCACAAAAGTATCGTATTTGTCCAACAACGCAACCTAGCGCTAGCGGCTGCCCAGTTCCTACTGAGATTTTACAATAGTAGAACAGACTCCGGCAACAGCAGCTCCGTACCAGTGACACCTAATGATATCGGCTCTTCCGTAAGCCCTCGTGGCGGCTACTTCTCCACTACGGGCAAATCACAGTATCACGTCGATTTCGCTTGTGTCACTGGCTCCTCATCACCCATCATCGAGCCTGTTTTCCAACtggtcaaagaagaagtcgCTCGCGGCGCCTTACGTTACGGTTACAGCGTAGTCTACGATGGCATAACTTCTACATATGCCAAGGACCACATCGACGGTCTCAACGAGCTTTTCACCCTGCTCCAAGAGGTTACAAAGACCTCTCATCGCTAG
- the TIF11 gene encoding translation initiation complex factor eIF1A (similar to Saccharomyces cerevisiae TIF11 (YMR260C); ancestral locus Anc_8.812), giving the protein MGKKNTKGGKKGRRGKNESDGPKRELYYKEEGQEYAQITKMLGNGRVEATCFDGVKRMAHIRGKLRKRVWMGQGDIILVSLRDFQDDQCDVVHKYNLDEARTLKSQGELPENAKINETDNFGFESDEDVNFEFGNADESEDEEEDDELDIDDI; this is encoded by the coding sequence ATGGGTAAGAAAAATACCAAGGGTGGTAagaaaggaagaagaggaaagaaCGAGAGTGATGGCCCAAAGCGTGAGCTTTATTATAAGGAAGAGGGCCAAGAGTATGCTCAAATTACCAAGATGCTCGGAAACGGTAGAGTAGAAGCTACATGTTTCGATGGTGTTAAGAGAATGGCTCACATTAGAGGTAAGTTGAGAAAGAGGGTCTGGATGGGTCAAGGTGATATCATCTTAGTATCTTTGAGAGATTTCCAAGATGATCAGTGTGATGTTGTGCACAAGTACAATTTGGATGAAGCTAGAACATTGAAGAGTCAAGGTGAACTGCCTGAAAACGCCAAGATTAACGAAACTGATAACTTTGGTTTCGAATCCGATGAGGATGTTAACTTCGAGTTCGGTAATGCcgatgaaagtgaagatgaagaagaagatgatgagctCGACATCGATGACATTTAA
- the TRM732 gene encoding tRNA methylation protein TRM732 (similar to Saccharomyces cerevisiae YMR259C; ancestral locus Anc_8.811): MNENAHQDIQSIKEFLLENNPARINPDNQDEITDEFINCFQKLFVFFNEKSESLSDSSRLLVTDTFSIWVLRTTQVISQKKIDISGYFNNAKDEFSDDKCTKIFQYVLDFWIDGNSAFINALKDLFNKFLHLIRKLRPPDQCTKLFTSWLDRALQVPSSLPVQYYLIDALARELDLYHILEKKPDFIDTSLSLMWSDALSNPVGRCLSRFLINIFDTHLKKNPAAISDWLALWQESVMIHLGEPRRRKAIELYVLAPVFKQMPKSAFSKFVQNIKTTNYPLLLSIFKLGQELGIEEEPFHENRLISLDIIANFLKQDNLKLSAFELLTLSTKKSQPVRPYVFTLVEENLTPFFVDTQIETRNYFCSSFKHFLHRIRDSAHASNKSAMSLKRANKFPKEQREKFTYLEECKTFIQYLLQFLKSQICPGTQYQRNDTAFKLLKIIVESGVDASIPKRYIDTKNAREYPFSIQVFDESMVRLLFDCLASSYPDIRQMAKKSLLMAIGSSYGDTVMERTDWKAIEERSLIFLKEYQYSDIGAVLQDVLYRTSQDKSLFISDRLEILLQKVHESNGNHSKNIDQSINGYLTSLNLILHENEYDLTSVDSIVKKCIAIVFDNWQAVKHVICHDSDETDLHLMYPDGNIDIHLILSTAFRTTKESSALLHTLIQVYPLSGEQLIEIGEFLIDQLFSIRHSGAFQSISPTFLACCLRCRKENPSLLKKWLDDVLKSLEIKTQNVTRRSGGIPSLLTVILATETNNERPLLKHAFEVLTRIASTKIDEHQDKVDLPQVNAFNCIKAIFTESKLSDVCDEYAAQALDLALGNFDSQIWALRNCSIMLFTSLQNRLFGKKGKSVSARLFFTRYQGVRENLLDILRSSMSNTSRDEEKSEQASQVESIFLVLSVLLRLKPTPGYNGLKDFTTEISRCLKSSNWKVRKLSALVLSSMAEDPLSSSESILKDSSPMNQNSLHGYLLVVKEAINSRLDDKSAELSDELVNTLXLQSDELLCENSCFVTANAYLSLMASLLKQNGSSVDKADKKPFLKCLGSFFVQQDSLYAVDGTRQLCLTTAIKILLEFGNPEDVPDICELGILSPFYEVQKAVLQWLTENVHLSSGNFKGLCDSIEKLVNRKNTLSSVSSLSLLALDALSAEVNIELLLNLIERPSSEDIQLTAIECIGKCLPASESGTLESIVSRFGREDLPLAYRVACFKCLTRYPNIGNEAKLLFHIHQMLSDDDEELREMAAAFLNNILSLSDNLDGENMSPSVIAERFGSRVSEICSIHDVQDISMNQIKQFFVTEGNDPLCSDIKSNTKSLFELEKDNLYKNELEQNMQYVKILQATEYDDKQFKLWLDLKRNEVTHFLSINRIIDGPFGWASYGAIFSRLYVLNALISSFTPEKLDDFRNALTKSSIHPVILNHK; encoded by the coding sequence ATGAATGAGAATGCTCATCAGGATATTCAATCGATAAAAGAATTCTTGCTAGAGAACAATCCAGCGAGAATCAATCCGGACAATCAAGACGAGATAACAGATGAGTTTATCAAttgctttcaaaagttgtttgtctttttcaatgagaagAGTGAGAGTTTATCAGATAGTTCCAGATTACTTGTAACTGATACCTTTTCCATATGGGTTCTAAGGACAACGCAAGTCATCTctcaaaagaaaattgatATTAGCGGCTACTTTAACAATGCCAAAGATGAGTTTTCAGATGATAAGTGTAccaagatctttcaatatGTGCTGGATTTTTGGATCGACGGTAATTCTGCATTTATCAACGCCTTGAAGGATCTGTTCAATAAGTTCTTACATCTCATAAGAAAATTACGTCCTCCAGATCAATGTACTAAACTCTTCACTTCATGGCTTGATAGGGCTTTGCAGGTACCGTCATCCCTGCCGGTGCAGTACTACTTGATTGATGCGTTGGCGAGAGAGCTAGATCTTTATCACATACTGGAAAAAAAGCCTGATTTCATTGATACTTCATTGTCTCTTATGTGGTCTGATGCACTTTCGAATCCAGTAGGTAGATGTTTATCCCGTTTCTTGATAAACATTTTCGATACCCATCTAAAGAAAAATCCTGCAGCGATTTCAGATTGGCTTGCCTTGTGGCAAGAATCTGTCATGATCCACTTGGGGGAACCTCGAAGGAGGAAGGCCATCGAGCTTTACGTCCTGGCTCCTGTGTTTAAACAAATGCCCAAATCTGCCTTTAGtaaatttgttcaaaatatcaaaacGACCAATTATCCACTTCTATTGAGTATTTTCAAACTTGGTCAAGAGCTGGGGATTGAAGAGGAACCATTCCATGAAAACAGACTCATTTCTCTAGATATTATAGCCAATTTTCTGAAACAAGACAATCTGAAACTATCTGCATTTGAGTTACTCAcattatcaacaaagaaatccCAGCCGGTTCGTCCCTATGTGTTCACTTTGGTGGAAGAAAATTTGACCCCATTCTTTGTCGACACACAGATTGAGACCAGAAATTACTTCTGTAGCTCTTTCAAGCATTTCCTCCATCGGATAAGAGATTCTGCTCATGCCTCCAACAAAAGTGCGATGAGCCTGAAGAGGGCTAACAAATTTCCAAAAGAGcaaagagaaaagtttaCCTACCTCGAAGAATGTAAGACATTTATCCAATATTTACTGCAGTTTCTAAAATCACAGATCTGCCCTGGTACACAATACCAAAGAAATGATACAGCATTCAAGTTACTTAAGATAATCGTCGAGAGCGGGGTCGATGCTTCCATACCGAAAAGGTATATAGATACCAAAAATGCTAGAGAGTATCCATTTTCCATCCAAGTTTTTGACGAGTCGATGGTAAGACTTTTGTTTGATTGTTTGGCAAGTAGCTACCCCGATATTCGACAAATGGCTAAAAAGTCGCTCTTGATGGCCATTGGAAGTAGTTACGGAGATACTGTGATGGAGCGCACTGATTGGAAGGCGATAGAGGAGCGATCCTTGATTTTTCTCAAGGAGTATCAATACTCAGATATAGGTGCTGTACTTCAGGATGTCCTATACCGTACATCGCAAGATAAATCATTATTTATCAGCGACAGACTGGAAATACTACTTCAGAAGGTGCATGAGAGTAATGGCAATCACTCAAAGAATATTGATCAATCGATAAATGGCTATTTGAcctcattgaatttgatcttACATGAGAACGAATACGATTTGACCTCAGTTGATTCAATTGTCAAAAAATGCATAGCGATCGTCTTCGATAATTGGCAAGCTGTCAAACATGTCATCTGTCATGATTCTGATGAAACGGATTTGCACCTAATGTATCCAGATGGAAACATCGATATCCATCTCATTTTGAGTACCGCATTCAGAACAACAAAGGAATCTTCGGCGTTGCTGCATACCTTAATTCAAGTTTATCCTCTTTCCGGGGAGCAACTTATTGAAATCGGTGAGTTTCTCATAGATCAACTGTTCAGTATTCGCCATAGCGGTGCTTTCCAGTCGATCTCTCCTACATTCCTTGCTTGTTGTTTAAGATGTCGAAAGGAGAATCCAAGCCTACTTAAAAAATGGCTGGATGATGTTCTTAAATCACTAGAAATCAAAACCCAAAACGTCACTAGACGTTCGGGTGGTATACCATCCCTGCTAACTGTTATCTTGGCCACCGAGACTAATAATGAACGTCCTCTCTTGAAGCATGCTTTTGAAGTTCTAACTAGGATTGCGTCAACCAAAATAGACGAGCATCAGGATAAAGTTGATCTTCCTCAGGTCAATGCATTCAACTGTATTAAGGCCATTTTCACAGAATCTAAACTTTCGGATGTCTGCGATGAATATGCAGCTCAGGCCCTGGATCTAGCTCTTGGAAATTTTGACTCTCAGATCTGGGCCCTAAGAAACTGCTCTATCATGCTCTTCACATCTCTGCAAAATAGACtgtttggaaagaaaggGAAGAGTGTTAGTGCACGATTGTTCTTTACAAGATACCAGGGCGTTCGAGAAAATTTACTCGATATCCTCCGTTCCTCCATGAGCAACACCTCAAGGGATGAGGAAAAGTCGGAACAAGCATCTCAGGTCGAATCAATATTCTTAGTGCTGAGTGTGTTGTTGCGTTTGAAACCAACGCCTGGATATAATGGACTTAAAGACTTTACTACTGAGATATCACGATGTCTCAAGAGCTCCAACTGGAAAGTCAGAAAACTATCTGCTCTGGTTCTATCTTCAATGGCGGAAGATCCTTTAAGTTCTTCAGAGAGTATTCTGAAGGATTCGTCACCTATGAATCAAAACAGTCTGCATGGCTACCTACTGGTAGTCAAAGAGGCAATAAATAGCAGACTCGATGACAAATCTGCAGAGCTTTCCGATGAATTAGTGAATACGCTNNTTCTGCAAAGTGATGAGCTTCTTTGCGAGAACTCATGTTTTGTTACCGCGAATGCTTACCTGTCTTTAATGGCGAGCCTTCTGAAGCAAAATGGCAGTTCGGTTGATAAAGCTGATAAAAAGCCTTTCCTAAAGTGTTTGGGCAGTTTTTTTGTGCAGCAAGATAGCCTGTATGCTGTTGATGGGACTCGACAGCTTTGCTTGACTACGgcaatcaaaattttgttAGAATTTGGAAACCCAGAGGACGTTCCAGACATCTGTGAACTAGGCATTCTCTCACCATTTTACGAAGTTCAAAAAGCTGTACTACAATGGCTTACAGAAAACGTCCACCTATCGAGCGGAAACTTTAAGGGTTTGTGCGACTCGATAGAAAAATTGGTTAACAGAAAGAACACCTTGTCATCAGTCAGTTCTCTCAGCTTACTAGCCCTAGACGCCTTGAGTGCTGAGGTCAATATCGAGTTGTTACTAAATTTGATCGAGCGTCCCTCCAGTGAAGATATACAACTGACGGCGATTGAGTGTATTGGGAAATGCTTACCTGCTAGTGAGTCTGGAACGTTAGAGAGTATTGTTTCTCGTTTTGGTCGTGAGGATTTGCCTTTGGCATACAGAGTCGCATGCTTCAAGTGTTTGACCAGATACCCTAACATCGGAAATGAAGCAAAGCTTCTTTTCCATATTCATCAAATGTTGAGcgacgatgatgaggaacTTAGAGAGATGGCAGCCGCCTTTTTGAATAACATTCTTTCCCTATCGGATAATTTGGACGGTGAGAATATGAGTCCCTCAGTTATTGCAGAACGATTTGGTTCGCGTGTATCTGAAATTTGCTCGATACACGATGTGCAAGATATCTCAATGAACCAAATAAAACAGTTCTTTGTAACCGAAGGAAATGACCCACTGTGTTCCGATATTAAATCCAACACCAAGAGTCTTTTCGAGCTGGAAAAGGACAATCTTTACAAAAATGAATTAGAGCAGAACATGCAGTACGTCAAAATCCTACAGGCAACTGAATATGATGATAAACAATTCAAGTTGTGGTTAGACCTGAAAAGAAATGAAGTGACACACTTTTTGAGCATTAACAGAATCATAGATGGACCTTTCGGTTGGGCTAGTTACGGCGCCATTTTCTCTAGACTTTATGTTTTGAATGCCTTGATCTCATCGTTCACTCCAGAGAAATTAGATGATTTTAGAAATGCATTAACAAAATCCAGCATACATCCAGTCATTTTAAACCACAAATGA